AGAGATGTTCAAGGTCTTCAACATGGGTATCGGGTTTTGTATGATCCTGCCCAATGATCCGGCCCAGATCGATCAGGCCATGACCATCGCCAAGCAGCACGGGGCAGAGTGTTATCGGCTGGGGCATACGATTCGGGATGCTGAACGGAAGATTTTCGTGAAGCCCTACAGGCTCGTGGGGAAGGGGGATATCTTTCGTCCGAACTAGCGCTCTTTTTCCTGGGAGCCTCTCACGAGCTCTTCGAGCTGATCGAGCGCATTGGCCGTCTCCTGGCGGACGTTGTCCAAGGCGTGCTGGAGAGACTCGACACGCTCGCGAAGCTTCAGGTCGGCCCCGGTCCGCTGGTAAGCCATCATCGCGATGACCAAGGCTGCAATGCTGATGAGGAGTGCAAGAAAGGCTGTCCCGCGCCCTCTCCTGCCAGCCATCTGTCGTTACCTCCTGCTCACTGCTTGGATTCCGAACCGACCCGGATGACGCAGGTCCCTGCCAACAGGTCATGGAGTCCGCGCCGGCGGGGCTGAAAGAACACCAAGAGCATTCCTAAACCGAGGGGAAGTAGGGCCAAGAGGTACCCCACCCACCGGAGGAACGCACGGATAAATCCGATCTCCTCCCCATCCTGCCTCACCACTTGGAGTCCTAGCAACATCATCCCGGGAGTCTGACCTCCATGCCCCCAGCAGAGGACATGGAAGGCTAGACTCACCGCCAAGGCGGCCACAAGTGCGGCGGCTAATGCGAGAAATAGGACACCGCGGGTCACCTCGCCACCGACCGTCCCCCCTCCGATAGCCGTGAGGGAAGCCAAGCTCATGGCCAGGACCGTCAGGAGAAAGAGGAGGGGCGCATCAATCAGGGCGGCGACCGCCCTGCGTCCAAAGCCTCCATAAACGACCGGCGGACGCAAGGCCGTAAGAAGTTCTGCGGGCAGGGTGAGGCGACTGAGGTCCAGTTCTTCTTCAAAGACGTCTCCCTCGGTGAGGTACCCTTCGTCCATCCAGGCTCGCTCCCCCTCGACACTGACCGAGGAGGGAGGACCAGCCTCAGGGCGTGGGGCCGGAGGAGCCGGACCCTGTCGCCGGTGTTGGGGAAGAGGGTTGGCACACCGACGACAGGCGGTGAGACCATCGAAACTCACATAGCCACAGTGCGGACAACGCATTGTAAGCTCTGCTTAACACAGTCCCTAGAGGCGGTCAAGGCTTGACCCTGCTCCTTGCGGTGCTAGAATCGAAGGGATCCGAGGGAGAGGGGTATGCCAATCTACGAGTACGACTGCGCCGACTGCCGCCGCCAGGTGAGCCTGCTCATCCTAAATCTCCACAACCCGCCCCCCCTCCGATGTCCACGCTGTGGAGGCGAGCACCTCACCAGACTCCTCTCCCGCTTTGCCCGGCTCCGCACGGAAGAGGAGCGTCTCGAGAAACTGGCCGATCCGAGCCGCCTAGGGGATCTCGATGAAGACGATCCCCAGAGCATCCATCGATGGGTCACGCGGATGGGGAAGGAGCTTGGAGACGAAATGGGGGAAGACTTCGAGCCGATGATGGAGGAAGCCATGCAGGAGGAGGGAGAGGGCCAGACCCCTATGGAAGAGGACCTCTGACTGAAGCCCGCCTCGTCATTATTCCCCACCCTCGCTTTCTCTGGTCCGTCCGCCGCCGCGCGGGCCCCTTGTCTGAGGAGGAAATGAGATGAGCCACACGGTTGGTGAAATCGCTCGCCATATCCTAGGACAGCCGCTGGGGGATGAATCCCTTGTGATCCAGGAGATGAGCACCATCGAGGCAGCCCGGGAAGGGTCCCTCGTTTTTGCAGAGAATGAGGCTTTTTTTCAAAGGGCTGAAGCCTCACAGGCCTCCTGCATCATTGCCCCCAGAGCACAGCGCTCCTCTCAAAAGACCCTGATCCTCGTCGATTCCCCCAGGCTGGCCTTTGCCAAGGCGCTCACCCTCTATCATCCCCCCAAAGTGCCGAGGCCCGGGGTTCATCCGTCGAGCGTCCTCGGCGAGCATGTCCACCTCGGGTCTGCGGTTTCTATCGGTCCGTTCGTCGCTATCGGCGATCGGGTCCAGATTGGTGATCGGGCGGTGATTGGGCCCTGTTGTGTCATTGAGGACGACTGTGTGATCGGAGCAGACTCGGTCTTCCGGGCCAACGTAACCCTGTACGATCAAGTCCGAATAGGCTGTCGCGTCCTCATCCACGCCGGATCCGTCATCGGCTCGGACGGGTTCGGCTTTACACGAGAAGATGGACGGCACGTAAAGATCCCCCAGGTTGGTAACGTCATTATCGAGGACAACGTTGAAGTGGGAGCAAACGTCACCATTGACCGTGCGACGTTGGGCTCCACCGTTATCAGGCGGGGCGTGAAGACCGACAACCTCGTCCACATCGGCCACAACGTTACTGTCGGCGAGGATTCCCTCCTGATCGCCCAGGCAGGGATCGGCGGCAGCTCCACCTTGGGGCGGGGGTGTATCCTGGGGGGGCAGGTAGGGCTCGCGAACTACGTGACTCTCCGGGATGGCGTCATGGTGGCGCCTCAGTCGGGGATCCCTTCCCGGAAAGAGATCAGGTCGGGCGAGATCGTCTTTGGGACTCCTGCGCGCCCCATTCAGAAGACGAAGCGGCAGCTTGCCGCCCTGGGGCAACTGCCAGAGCTTCTGAAAGAGGTATCCAGGCTGCGGAAGGCTGTCAGTGAGCTTCAGGCGCGCTTGCAGGGAAGTGCCGCGTAAAGAAGGGGCGAAGCGCAGGCGGCATCGAGACAGGGAAAATTTGACGCGTGTGTCAGACCTTTGCAGCCACCTCGATCCGGGTCACGGCCCCAGCGAGGGCTGCCTCAACCTCCGAGATGTCAATCGGCTCTTCCCCCCACCTGGCCAAGCGTTCTCGGGCGCGGTCCCGTGCCCGCTCTGCCCGGGCGGCATCGATCTCCTCGGCCCGCTCCGCGGTCTCCGCCAGCACGATCACCGTCTCGGGCCGGACCTCCACATATCCCCAGCTCACCGCAAGATACCGCCACCTTCCATTTTTGCGGTAGGCCAGCTCTCCGACCTTGAGGGTGGACATGAACGGGAGATGGCCTCCCATGATGCCGAAGTATCCCTCGACCCCCGGCGCCACGACCTCCTCAATCTCCTCCCTGACGACCATTCGGGTCGGAGTGACCACCTCGAGCAGTAGCGTTTTCGGAATCCCGTCCTGTCTCGCCATCTCTCATCCTGAGCGGTCAGCTATCAGCAATCAGCTGTCAGCAATAAATCGAAGGATCTCAAGAAGACTTTGCCGACTGCTGACCGCGGACTGCTGATTGCTTCTTTAGTTGCCGGCGAGCTGCTCTGCCTTTCCCTTCGCCTCTTCCAAGTTCCCAACCATATAGAAGGCCTGTTCCGGCCACTCATCGCAGTGGCCATCCAGGATCTCCTTGAACCCCTTCACCGTCTCCCTCAGAGGCACATACTTTCCAGGCGTTCCGGTGAACTCCTCGGCCACAAAGAAGGGTTGAGAGAAAAACCGTTGCATCTTCCGCGCCCGCGACACCACCAGCTTGTCCTCCTCGGACAGTTCCTCCATTCCAAGGATGGCGATGATGTCCTGCAGATCCTTATACCGTTGGAGAACCGTCTGGACCCCGCGGGCTACCTGATAATGTTCGTCGCCTAAGACCCGAGGATCGAGAATCCGGGACGTAGAGGCGAGCGGATCCACCGCAGGATAGATCCCCATCTCGACGATCTGACGGGAGAGCACGGTGGTCGCATCGAGATGCGCAAAGGTGGTAGCCGGTGCGGGGTCCGTGATGTCATCCGCCGGGACGTAGATAGCCTGCACCGAGGTGATGGATCCTCGCTTGGTGGAGGTGATCCGCTCCTGCAGCTCCCCCATCTCTGTCCCCAGGGTCGGTTGGTAGCCCACGGCCGAGGGCATCCGGCCCAGGAGGGCCGAGACCTCGGAGCCCGCCTGGGTGAAGCGAAAGATATTATCAATGAACAACAGGACGTCCTGTCCCTCTTCATCTCGGAAGTATTCGGCCGCGGTGAGGCCCGTGAGGCCTACCCGAAGCCGGGCTCCCGGTGGCTCGGTCATCTGACCATAGATCAGGGCGGTTTTGTCGATGACCTTGCTGGCCTTCATCTCGAGCCACAGGTCATTCCCCTCTCGGGTCCGCTCTCCGACGCCAGCAAAGACCGAAATGCCCCCATGCTCCATGGCGATGTTGCGGATCAGCTCCATGATGAGGACGGTCTTGCCCACTCCTGCACCCCCGAAGAGGCCAGTCTTGCCTCCCCGCGTGTAGGGTTCGAGCAGATCGACCACCTTGATCCCCGTCTCCATCATGGCCGCCTCGGTTGCCTGCTCTTCAAAGGAGGGGGGCTCTCGATGAATGGCATAAAACTTTTCCGCGTGTATCTCCCCGAGCTTGTCCACCGGCTCCCCGATGACGTTCAAGATCCGGCCCAACGTGGACGGACCGACGGGGACCTTAATGCCTGCGCCAGTGTCGATGACCTTTTGTCCCCGGACGAGTCCATCAGTCCCGGCCAGGGAGATGCACCGAACCTTGTTCTCCCCCAGATGCAGGGCCACTTCCAGCGTCAACTCCTTGGTGTAAGAGAAGATGTCGGTGTACTCCATCCCCGGCACCTTGATGGCATTGTAAATCGCCGGCAGATGCCCGGGAGCAAACTCACAGTCCACCACCGGCCCAATCACCTGAGTGATCCATCCCTCGTTCATCGGCACTCTCCCCTGTTCAGCAGTCAGCAGTTACTGTCCGCCACTGGAACGCTAGAAGGCTAGTAGGCTCCAAAGCAAAAGGTGGCACAGTCTTCCGGCGATTCGAGCATCCCAGCGTGCCAGCCTTCTAGCATCCTAGCTGTTCTTTACGCGGTGCCAGCCTTACGGAGGGCCTCAGCCCCACCGACAATATCGAGTAGCTCCTCGGTGATTCGCTCTTGCCGAGCCTTGTTGTACACCAGGGTCAGCCGCTCGATCATCTCCGCTGCGCTCTTCGTCGCCGCCTCCATGGCGGTCATACGCGCCCCCTGTTCCGCCGCGGCCGATTCCAGCAGGACTCGATAGACTTGGATCTTTACATGACGAGGCAGCAGCTCATGCAGGATGACCTCCGCCGAGGGCTCGAAGATATACTCTATCGGCTGCAACTCATCGGTCTCAACGGCGAGGGGCGCGATGGGGAGCAGTTGCTCCATCACCGGCCGCTGGATGCCGGCCGACTTAAACTCGTTATACAGCAAATGCACCTCGTCCAGCTCGCCGTCGATGTAGCCCTTGGCCACCTGGTTCCCGATCTCGGCAGCGTGCTCGTACGCCAGCTGATCAAAAATGTTGATCCACTCCCCCTCCCGCTCAATTTGCCGCCGGCGAAAGAAATCCCGGGTCTTCCGGCCCACCACCAGTATGGTGATCTGCACCTCAGCGTCTTCGGCCTGCCGAAGATACTCAAACGCCTTTCGCAGGATGTTGGTATTGAAGGCCCCACAGAGCCCCTTGTCGGCGGCGATGATCACCAGTCCCTTCCGTCCCGTCTCCGGCCTCAGGAGGAGCGGGTGCTGTTCCGGATCGGTCCGCAGGGCCAAGGAACCGATGACCTCCTGAAGCTTGTACGCGTAAGGACGGGCCTCCACGATCCGTTGCTGGGCACGGCGCAGCTTCGACGCGGCCACCATCTTCATGGCCTTGGTGATCTGCTGCGTGCTCTTGACACTATTGATGCGTCGGCGGATGTCCCGTAGCGTCGCCATCCTCAGTCCCGCTATCCGATGACCGACAACCGAACGAGAAAAGTGCCTGGTGGCCGGTGACGGCTCGACTGAGCTCGCCGAAGTCTATTGGCTGGTGGTTTTCACTAATCACCAATCACTGACCACCAACCACCCCTGAACTCTGAACTCTCAACTCTGAACTAGCTTAGGCGGCCGGCTTTTGGGCCTTGAACTCTTCCCTGTACTCTCGGATGGCCTGCTCCATCTTTTGGCTAAGATCTTCGCCGATCACCTTCTTCTCGTTTAGTTCCTTGTAGATCTCCGGATAGCTCGCCTCAACGAACCGGGAAAGGCCTTGTTCAAAGGGTCGCATTGCCTCGATCGGGAGATCATCGACATGCCCGTTGACTCCGGCGAAAACGATCAGGATTTGCCGCTCCACGGGGAGCGGAACAAACTGATCCTGTTTCAGGATCTCTACCATTCGCGCGCCCCGCTTGAGTTGCGCCTGCGTCGCCTTATCCAGCTCAGACCCGAACTGGGCAAAGGCGGCCAGTTCCCGGTACTGGGCCAGGTCGAGGCGGAGGCGCCCGGCCACCTGCCGCATGGCTCTGATCTGCGCGCTCCCCCCTACCCGCGAGACCGACAGCCCCACGTTCACCGCCGGTCGGACGCCCGCGTAGAAAAGATCGGTCTCGAGGTAGATCTGGCCATCGGTGATGGAGATCACATTGGTGGGGATGTAGGCGGCCACATCTCCGAGCTGGGTCTCGATGATCGGGAGGGCGGTGAGGGAACCCCCAGCCAGCTCATCGTTGAGCTTGGCTGCCCGCTCCAAGAGTCGAGAGTGCAGGTAAAAGACGTCCCCGGGATACGCCTCTCGGCCGGGCGGCCGTCGGAGCAGCAGGGAGAGCTGGCGGTAGGCCACCGCATGTTTGGAGAGATCATCGTAAATGATCAGGGCGTGCTTCCCGTTGTCGCGGAAATACTCCCCCATCGCGCAGCCCGCATACGGGGCAACGTATTGCAGCGGCGCGGGCTCCGAGGCGGTGGCCAAGACTACGGTGGTGTACTCCATCGCGCCGTGGTCTTCGAAAATCTTCACGACTTGGGCCACGGTGGAACGTTTCTGCCCCACCGCTACGTAGATGCAGAAGACGTCCTGCCCTTTCTGGTTCAGAATGGTGTCCACCACTAGGGCCGTCTTGCCGGTCTGGCGGTCGCCGATGATGAGCTCCCGCTGTCCCCGCCCGATGGGGATCATGGAGTCGATAGCCTTGATGCCGGTCTGGAGCGGCTCCTTGACCGGCTGGCGGTCCACCACCCCGGGCGCCAACCGTTCGATGGGGCGATGCTCCGTGGCCTCGATGGGTCCCTTGCCGTCGATGGGCTGGCCCAGGGCGTTGACGGTGCGACCGACCATCGCCTCCCCCACCGGGACCTGCGCGATTCGACCGGTCCGCTTGACGAGGTCCCCCTCTTTAATGAGGGTGTCCTCTCCGAGGAGAACCGCTCCCACGTTATCCTCTTCCAGATTGAGGACCATTCCAATCACGTCGTGGGGAAACTCCAGAAGCTCAGCGGCCATCGCCTTTTCCAATCCGTAGATCCGGGCGATCCCATCCCCCACCTCGGTGACGGTCCCGACCTCGGCCACCTCCACTGCGGCCTCGTAGCCCTTGAGCTGTTCCTTGATGAGTTGGCTGATCTCGTCGGCGCGAATCTGTGCCATGGCATCTCACTCCCTGAGCAGATGTTCCCGAAGCTGCCTGAGTTGCGTCCGGATGCTGCCGTCGTAGACCGTGCTATCCACTTGGACCACGATCCCCCCCAAGACCGCCGGATCGACCCGGGACTCCAGAAGCACGGTCTTCCCCAGCACCTCGGCCATCCGGCGGCGAAGGCTCTCCATGAGATCGGGCGTGAGAGGAGCCGCTGTCGTGACCGCCGCTTGGACTCGTCCCAAACGTCTGTTCATGAGGTCCCGGTAGACGCGCGCGATGCTCGGGACGGCCTGCAGCCGATCCCGGGTGAGGAGTAGGTCCAGAAATTTGGTGAGAAGCGGAGAGAGCTGCATCTGCTGAGAGAGGGTCGTGAGGATCTGGGTCTTGTTCCTCACAAGGACTCCGGGATTGGTGAAAAATCCAGCCATTGCCGGTTCCGAGTCCCAGAGTGTCGCCACACGGTCAAGCTCCGCGCCGACCGACTCTAGGGCGTCCGTCTCGGCCGCCACCTCCGCCAGCGCTTTGGCATAGCGCTTTGCCAACGCACCCGTGATCACGTGGTTCTCCCCAGCTCCTCGATGTACTGCTCCGCAAGCCGCCGGTGATCCTCCTCCGTTAGATTTCGCCGCAAGAGCCGCTCAGCCGCCGTCAGTGAGAGGGTGACCGTCTCGTCGCGGAGTTCAACCTTGGCCCGCCTCACCTCTTGTTGGATCTCGGCTCGGGCCTGGCTAATCATACGATGGGCTTCCTCCCGTGACTGCTGGGTTAACCTCTCACGCTCTTCGGTAATTTCCCGATCCATCCGTTGTCGGAGGGCTGCCGCCTCCTGTCGAGCCGTCCGCAACGACTCCTCATATTCCGAGCGCGCCCGGAGGACCTCGTCACGGGCCTGCTTGGCTTCCTCCAAGGAGTGCCGAATCCCCTCCGCCCGCTTCTCCATGAAGCTGCCCAGGGGCTTGAAGAGGAACTTGTAGAGCACTATGGCGAGGATGATGAAGTTAATCGTTTGGAGCAGCAGCGTGAGATTCAGATTGATGATCCCCGGGGCATGTTCCGCCTCTGCCTTTGCGGCCAGGCTCACCACAGGAAGGGCGATGAGCACGAGGCCCCCGATCCCGCCCCCGATCCGAGAAGATCTGATCCAGTTCACCGTCTTCCCCCTTGCATCAGCACATCACATCCGAAACGATTAATCCGGGCTTGTCGGACCCTGCCCCAGGTCATCGTCATCCTTCCTGGGGAACCCTCCCCCCAGGATGGCAACCGGTCCCACCAATAGCCCAATGGCGAGGGCGATGACCTTCACAGGAAGAAACTTCAGGACCAGGAAGAGCAGAATCCCGATCCCGAGCAACCTGAGGAGCGAACCGGCGACCATGCGGGGGAGGACTTTTCTCGTATCCGAGGCGAGGGTCCCGGTGACCCCCTGGCGCAAAAACTCTAAGTGACTTGAAGCAATCCCACCGCCGATCGCATAGCCGAGCGCCCAGCTCCACCCACCGAGCAACAGACAAAAAAGGAAACCGCCCCCGATGAGGATAAGGGCGGTTCGGCGGACTCTGCGACCGAGCGTCTCAGGATGACCCTCTCCACCCATCCCATTGGGGGCTTCTCGCGACCAAAAGCGGCATAGACTAGCACGGCGTCTCATTTTATGTCAAGACTCTCCCCGAGATTCAACGCGAGTCGTGGGCAGGAAAGACCCCTCTGTGCATTAGGTCAGGGCTTTCAGGTCCATCGTCTCCCTGACGGTCCGGAGCACTTCTTCTACCGGGTCGTCCGCGAGGGAGGCAAACGGGGAGGGGTTCCTTTCCCCTGAAAGGGGGTAGGGTCCTGAAAGCATCCCGATACAAAGCCAAGGCAAAAGGGGACCGGTCCTGCCGGTCATGGTATTCGAGGGCGGTGCTCAGACGGGCCTGAAGGGCAAGTCGTTCCTCGATGAGCCGCGCGAGGTCTAAGAGAGCGATCGGCCGGGAGAGCCCATACAGGAGCCCACCACCGGCCCCGACGATGGCAACAGAGAGGACCCACAGAGCCGTCGGCCCTGGCAAGAGGGACTTGACCAAGAGAAGGGGGAGAGCCGCCAGCAGGCCATAGTGAAGCCACCGGGTGCCCCAGTAGGCGCCACGGTGCCATCGAACCCTCCAGCCTAGAGGAGCAATCCGGGATCGAATCGAGAGGACCGACTGCACAAGCGATCCCTGCTATCCGATTACATGAGGGAGTTGGGGGGCGTCCGGCGGAGGACTTCCTGGATCGTTCCGCCACCCAGCACCAGATCCGGGTCTTTTCCTTCGTAGAAGACCACCGCCTGGCCAGGGGTGATGGCGCGCAGGGGTCGCGCAAACTGCACGAGGACCCTCCCATCCGCCATGGGGCTTATCACTGCTTCTGCAGGGGGGTGTCGGTACCGAATGCTCGCCAAAACAGAGCGTTCCCCGTTTAGCCGGTCGAATGGGATAAAGTTCACTCGATCTGCTACCAGGGTGTCGGCCTGAAGGTCCTCCTCGCGGCCCACAACGACCTCGTTCCGCCCGGGTGCGAGAGCGACCACATAGTACGGGCCGCGACCCCCAATCTTGAGGCCTCGCCGCTGTCCGATCGTATACAGGGGAATCCCTTCGTGCGTTCCCAGGACTTGTCCCGTTTGATCACGGATGATGCCGGGTCGGATGGCTCCAGGATGTCGCTCTCGGAGGAGTGCCCGGTAATCTCCTTCAGGAAGGAAACAAAGCTCCTGACTATCTGGCTTGGTCGCCGCGCGAAGGCCTTTCTGCGCGGCCAATGCCCGCACGTCACCCTTACGCATGGTGCCGAGAGGAAAACGAATTCGTCGAAGCTGCGACTGGGTGAGGCCGTAGAGGAAATAGCTCTGATCCTTGTCCGGATCGATTCCGCGCTTTAGCAGGATCCTTCCGGTGGTCTGGTCCACGCCTGTCCGTGCATAGTGTCCGGTGGCGACAAACTCGGCTCCCCAGGCGAGGGCCCGCCGGAGGAGAGATCCGAACTTGACCTCGGTATTGCACGCCGCACAGGGAAGGGGGGTGCGGCCGACAGCGTACTCCTGGCAGAAGGGGGTGATGACATGCGTCTCGAATTCCCGTTCAACATTCAGGAGATAGTGCGGGATTCCTAGGTGGGCCGCCATCAGGCGGGCATCTTCGAAGGCTTCCGGCGTGCAGCAGCTCTGAGGAGGGTGTGGTACGGGAGTCTCGGCCACGTGGCCCCACACTTTCAACGTGACTCCGACAACCCCATACCCCTCCTCTTGAAGCAAGGCGGCGGTGACGGCACTATCCACCCCGCCACTCATCGCCACAACGACCCGCGTATCCATCCCGAGTCCTGGCGCCGTCTCCTCTCCGGCAGAGTTGACTAGGCCCCTGTCCCAGCCTCCGCGACAGGTGAGAGCGATTCCGCCTGGTCCAAGTCGCCCATATCGCAACTGGCATTCAGGGTAGCTCCCTCCATCACGATCAGGCACGGGGTGATGATATTTCCGGTGACCGTGCTCGAAGCCAGCAGCTCGACGCACCGCTTGGCTCGAATGTTTCCCTCGATCCTGCCGCTAGCGATCAGACTCCCCACCTCGACTTCCGCTTGAATGACTCCGTCTTCCCCCACGATGAGCAGTTCTTCCCCCAGCACCTCACCCTGCACACGACCATCGATTCGCACAGTCCCCTGAAAGCTCAGGACCCCCTTGAATTCGGTTCCCTCGCCCAGAAAGGCCTTAATATCCCCGACCTCCCGTGTGCCCTTTTCCCGTCGCATCATCCGCCGATCCCCGCGCGCTCTTGCGCCACTGCACCCAACCTAAGTCCAAGTTTTTTCAAGCTAACATGAATACCTACCCCTGTCAAACCCGTCCTAAGATTGATGTCCCGATCCCCCTCTGATATGATTCAGGCTCAAGAGGTGCACAATGCGGGCCAAAAAGAGCGGATGCGTCCTCATCCTGGTCCTTTTCACGGCGGTTGCTTCGGGGGGGACAACCCAGTCCTTTCCCGAAGATCTGCTCCGAGGCGAGCAAGGACCGTCTCTGAGGGAGGTCGTGGAAGACTCCACTCTCCGCCGGCAGATAAGCGGCCTCCGTCTGTACGGTGAACAGGCGGTTTTTGAGTATCTTTCGACACACCCCGATTTTGCCGCGAGTCTCGCGCAGGCTGCAGGTCTGCTGAAATATACAGTGGAGCGTCGGGGAGAGGCGGAGTACTGGGTGAATGACCATGACGGACTCACGGCCCATTTCGCGATCCTACGCGCAGAACCGGGACGAATGGTCGTGTATGCGAAAGGGAAGTATAAGAAGGGGATCTTCCGTATCCCTGGCCGCATCGCAATTGTGATGCAGTATTCCGCGGGAAAAGATAGCAACTCCCCTTATGTGCAGAACACCGTTACGGGTTATGTCCGGTTGGACTCCGGTCTATTCGATGCCTTAGCTCGCCTCTTCCGACCCGCGGTAAGGCGCAGGCTGGATAAGCGGGTTACCTGGTTCTTGGGAAAGGCCAACCAACTCATGACACGACTCTACGAGGATCCCGAGGCCATCCTACAAAAGCTCCCTTCCGAGACCTGGCAGGAAGAGACCAAGGAGCTCAGGATACTCCTCGCCCCCTCTCGTCTCTTGCACACCTGGACCCGCATTGACCTCCGTGAAGTCGGCCCGACAAACGCCCTTCAGTCCTGACCGTTCTCGCTCTTCATCCCCGATGCCTTTCCCTCTGAGATATTCCCTGCCTCCTTCTCCCGAGACGGAACCTCGTTTCGAACAGGCGGTAAAGAGCGGAGATAGACCGCGATGGCGCGCAGATCGTCATCGCTGAGATGCTTGAAGCCGTTGTCGATCATCTCGGCCATCAGGCCCTGGACATCGTCACCGGAGGGCTTGAAACCCGTTTTGAGCAAAAAGACTACATCCTCAACGGTCCATGTTCCGATTCCCGTCTCCACATCGGGGGTGATATTGGATACAGCCTCTCCCTCCGGGCCCTGCCGGGACCCGGCATAGGCCATGTTCTTTTTGAGTCCCCCGAGGAGGTTGCGGGGTGTGTGGCACTCTTCGCAATGGCCGAGCGCTTGTGCCAGATACGCGCCGCGGTTCCATTCGGCAGACCGCGCCGGATCCTCCTCAAACTCTCCCGGTCTGAAGTTCAGGAGCTTCCAGCCCCACAAAAGCGGGCGCCAACTGAAGGGGGGTTGTACTTCGTGGGCTCGGTTTTCCTTCCGTACCGGCGCGACAGTCAAGAGATAGGCCCTGAGGTCCAGCAGATCCTGATGTCGAATCCGCGTGAAGGACGTGTAAGGGAAGACTGGAAAATAGTGGGCACCCCGAGGTGACACGCCCTCGCGCATAGCGCGCACGAAGTCTGGTTCCCCCCAGTCCCCGATTCCTGTCTCTTCATCCGGTGTGATATTCGTGCCATAAAGGGTGCCGAAAGGGGTTTGAATCGCCCGTCCCCCGCTCAAGAACGCACCCACCTCCTCTTCGGTGTGGCAAGTGCAGCCGCCAGTCGCACGGAAGATGTACTCGCCGCGCTTCACCCCATCAGCCTCGCCGGACAAGGCCTGGACAGCAAAGAAGAGGAGCAGGATGAGGGCTAGGAACCCACTGCTGTGCTTCATTTCCGCTTGCGAAAGGGTTTATGGCACCCCTTGCATGCCTTTGCAACCGCCAGGTATTGCACGGTAATCTCCTTCATGTCCCCGCCCTGGGCGACCTCGACAAGCTTGGCGCTTTCCTGCTGAAGCGTTAGTGCTGCCTGCTCGAACTGACTCCGCTTCTGCCAGATGTCGGGCTTCGCCCGGGTCTCACCCGTACCGCTCCCCTCGGGGAAAATCTGGGGGATCATCTTGCTCGTGCTGCGAATGGCGGCGGCATGATCGGCCACATGCTCCGTAAAAGGAACCTGCCCTTGGACGATGCGACCCATGGCACTCATGTGTGCCGCGTGGGACTTCATCACG
This Candidatus Methylomirabilota bacterium DNA region includes the following protein-coding sequences:
- the atpH gene encoding ATP synthase F1 subunit delta; amino-acid sequence: MITGALAKRYAKALAEVAAETDALESVGAELDRVATLWDSEPAMAGFFTNPGVLVRNKTQILTTLSQQMQLSPLLTKFLDLLLTRDRLQAVPSIARVYRDLMNRRLGRVQAAVTTAAPLTPDLMESLRRRMAEVLGKTVLLESRVDPAVLGGIVVQVDSTVYDGSIRTQLRQLREHLLRE
- a CDS encoding polymer-forming cytoskeletal protein, translated to MMRREKGTREVGDIKAFLGEGTEFKGVLSFQGTVRIDGRVQGEVLGEELLIVGEDGVIQAEVEVGSLIASGRIEGNIRAKRCVELLASSTVTGNIITPCLIVMEGATLNASCDMGDLDQAESLSPVAEAGTGA
- the atpF gene encoding F0F1 ATP synthase subunit B translates to MNWIRSSRIGGGIGGLVLIALPVVSLAAKAEAEHAPGIINLNLTLLLQTINFIILAIVLYKFLFKPLGSFMEKRAEGIRHSLEEAKQARDEVLRARSEYEESLRTARQEAAALRQRMDREITEERERLTQQSREEAHRMISQARAEIQQEVRRAKVELRDETVTLSLTAAERLLRRNLTEEDHRRLAEQYIEELGRTT
- a CDS encoding cytochrome c, with translation MKHSSGFLALILLLFFAVQALSGEADGVKRGEYIFRATGGCTCHTEEEVGAFLSGGRAIQTPFGTLYGTNITPDEETGIGDWGEPDFVRAMREGVSPRGAHYFPVFPYTSFTRIRHQDLLDLRAYLLTVAPVRKENRAHEVQPPFSWRPLLWGWKLLNFRPGEFEEDPARSAEWNRGAYLAQALGHCEECHTPRNLLGGLKKNMAYAGSRQGPEGEAVSNITPDVETGIGTWTVEDVVFLLKTGFKPSGDDVQGLMAEMIDNGFKHLSDDDLRAIAVYLRSLPPVRNEVPSREKEAGNISEGKASGMKSENGQD
- the mnmA gene encoding tRNA 2-thiouridine(34) synthase MnmA, whose product is MDTRVVVAMSGGVDSAVTAALLQEEGYGVVGVTLKVWGHVAETPVPHPPQSCCTPEAFEDARLMAAHLGIPHYLLNVEREFETHVITPFCQEYAVGRTPLPCAACNTEVKFGSLLRRALAWGAEFVATGHYARTGVDQTTGRILLKRGIDPDKDQSYFLYGLTQSQLRRIRFPLGTMRKGDVRALAAQKGLRAATKPDSQELCFLPEGDYRALLRERHPGAIRPGIIRDQTGQVLGTHEGIPLYTIGQRRGLKIGGRGPYYVVALAPGRNEVVVGREEDLQADTLVADRVNFIPFDRLNGERSVLASIRYRHPPAEAVISPMADGRVLVQFARPLRAITPGQAVVFYEGKDPDLVLGGGTIQEVLRRTPPNSLM
- a CDS encoding cytochrome c, encoding MRRLVKKSHAIVLLMGVICFSIAAAQAPDASEGVVKYRQSVMKSHAAHMSAMGRIVQGQVPFTEHVADHAAAIRSTSKMIPQIFPEGSGTGETRAKPDIWQKRSQFEQAALTLQQESAKLVEVAQGGDMKEITVQYLAVAKACKGCHKPFRKRK
- a CDS encoding ATP synthase subunit I, translated to MGGEGHPETLGRRVRRTALILIGGGFLFCLLLGGWSWALGYAIGGGIASSHLEFLRQGVTGTLASDTRKVLPRMVAGSLLRLLGIGILLFLVLKFLPVKVIALAIGLLVGPVAILGGGFPRKDDDDLGQGPTSPD